The Numida meleagris isolate 19003 breed g44 Domestic line chromosome 12, NumMel1.0, whole genome shotgun sequence genome includes a window with the following:
- the FAM196B gene encoding protein FAM196B encodes MTNVMGRKETHYLQTLNCASMAQQNMKMRPVLLKRNSLDSFDFMRQPHHRRSKSQQVRFKDDGINTKAVDVTELDNNPAQDMALMIENTEISRHHNFLLQPPSFPKAQKGLQNIAIQTSPSLRKHFPVFRRKKLLASKSLTEMPIEPANCIPVKDNLSEQDVMSSDFCYLRISSHLEDGFRNSKVDGQSSQRLPEAQRNGHIQTDDSSVTEKTTTSTQVPEYIHVNFPQNSDTSTDAPDTIMNSSNLPHSSNSSTIINSNENNETSMLSSNSENICPCLSDSTNGNDCNPHSDSCETSKSDSELPVVSKDASSKETTPLSPPSNQSSSPCFFTNYLQTVENKRDSSCVTVTNDDHTVMSLTSSNASKSISSVSTETEKNSTLSDVSQCNSCLEGFHMKSSLPRNEIKPHINKEISEINQIHLTHGELCALQGKLQSVEESLLSNQEKIKVLLNVIQDLEKSRALSEGRNFYHTGQDLNNCSTCQNTACIIYSVEYDFRQQEGRFQQILKRLDHAEQNPASASPQKPAFDHPLPEKKELRKKTKKVKKKCFWWI; translated from the exons ATGACAAATGTAATGGGTCGCAAAGAAACACATTACTTGCAGACTTTAAACTGTGCTTCAATGGCCcagcaaaacatgaaaatgcGCCCGGTGCTACTGAAGAGAAACAGTCTGGATTCATTTGATTTTATGAGACAGCCACATCATCGCAGAAGCAAATCTCAGCAAGTTCGTTTCAAGGACGATGGTATCAACACAAAGGCAGTGGATGTCACTGAACTGGATAATAATCCTGCCCAAGACATGGCATTAATgattgaaaatacagaaatatctcGACATCACAATTTTTTGTTACAACCTCCATCTTTTCCAAAGGCTCAGAAGGGACTTCAGAATATTGCCATACAAACATCTCCTAGCCTCAGGAAACACTTccctgttttcagaagaaaaaagctgttgGCAAGCAAGTCACTAACAGAAATGCCAATTGAGCCTGCAAACTGCATTCCAGTAAAGGACAATCTTTCTGAACAAGATGTTATGTCTTCAGACTTCTGCTATTTAAGAATATCTAGCCATTTGGAAGATGGATTCAGGAATAGCAAGGTGGATGGTCAGTCAAGTCAAAGACTGCCAGAAGCACAAAGAAATGGACATATCCAAACCGATGATTCCTCAGTAACAGAAAAGACAACTACTTCTACACAGGTGCCTGAATACATTCACGTGAATTTTCCACAAAACAGTGATACTTCCACGGATGCACCAGACACAATTATGAATTCAAGTAATTTACCGCATTCTTCTAATTCTTCTACTATCATAAATAgtaatgaaaacaatgaaaccAGCATGCTGTCatctaattctgaaaatatatgcCCTTGTCTAAGTGATTCCACTAACGGCAATGATTGTAATCCTCATTCTGACTCTTGTGAAACATCTAAAAGTGATTCTGAGTTGCCTGTAGTCAGCAAAGATGCAAGCAGTAAGGAAACTACTCCATTATCACCTCCATCAAATCAAAGTTCATCTCCTTGTTTCTTCACAAACTATCTACAGACAGTAGAGAATAAAAGAGATTCCAGCTGTGTGACAGTAACAAATGATGATCACACAGTAATGTCATTGACCAGCAGTAATGCATCAAAATCTATTTCTTCAGTTAGTactgaaactgagaaaaattcTACTCTGTCTGATGTTTCCCAGTGTAACAGCTGTTTAGAAGGATTTCACATGAAGTCTTCTCTGCCaaggaatgaaataaaaccacacATCAACAAAGAGATTagtgaaataaatcaaattcaTTTGACACATGGTGAACTATGTGCTCTACAAGGCAAGCTGCAGTCTGTAGAGGAATCCTTGCTGTCAAACCAGGAGAAGATTAAAGTCCTTCTGAATGTAATTCAAGACCTTGAAAAATCCAGAGCCCTCAGTGAAGG GCGCAACTTCTATCACACTGGTCAAGACCTCAACAACTGCAGCACGTGTCAGAACACCGCCTGTATCATTTACAG tGTAGAATATGACTTCAGACAACAAGAAGGAAGATTTcaacagattttgaaaaggCTGGATCATGCAGAGCAAAATCCAGCTTCAGCTTCACCTCAGAAGCCAGCATTTGATCATCCACTTCCCGAGAAAAAGgagttaagaaagaaaacaaaaaaggtgaaaaaaaaatgcttctggtGGATTTGA